One Carassius gibelio isolate Cgi1373 ecotype wild population from Czech Republic chromosome B18, carGib1.2-hapl.c, whole genome shotgun sequence DNA segment encodes these proteins:
- the LOC127977604 gene encoding E3 ubiquitin-protein ligase TRIP12 isoform X4, with amino-acid sequence MSNRPNSNPGGSLRRSQRNTAAAQPIDHTLAGRNSLSLSVGSHSIPDPELEAAGSSGQQGRREGSSTRALKRSSASEPNITFSPSPAKRPKSVSSHLLESLSSGPSAPTTSPEVTEPRKAPASVSTKSKKRRLAAEPAPSRALNKKSTSYPGPSGASSTPSQKRKKADASLLSSSSSSSLPSSSSAAGPLPPRSEASRAAKPTKLASKSAASAKAGCSTVTDSSSSSASSSSSSSSSSSAATGINSCAPQGARLKQGKDQSKARRSRSASSPSPRRSSRDKEQSKAAGSSKFDWTSRFNSKVNLPKPKLSLPGSAKAETSSKPGPSGLQAKLASLRKSTKKRSESPPAELPSCRRSTRQKTTGSCASTSRRGSGLGKRGAAESRRQDKMADSDNNQDGANSSAARTEETPQGASASSSVAGAVGMTTSGESESDDSEMGRLQALLEARGLPPHLFGPFGPRMSQLFHRTIGSGANSKAQQLLQGLQATGDESQQLQAAIEMCQLLVMGNEETLGGFPVKSVVPALITLLQMEHNFDIMNHASRALTYMMEALPRSSAVVVDAIPVFLEKLQVIQFIDVAEQALTALEMLSRRHSKAILQAGGLADCLLYLEFFSINAQRNALAIAANCCQSITPDEFHFVADSLPLLTQRLTHQDKKSVESTCLCFARLVDNFQHEENLLQQVASRDLLTNIQQLLVLTPPVLSSGMFIMVVRMFSLMCSNCPCLAVQLMKQNIAETLRFLLCGASSGSCQEQIDLVPRSPQELYELTSLICELMPCLPREGIFAVDAMLKKGSAQTTEGAIWQWRDDRGLWHPYNRIDSRIIETAHQNGEDEISLSTLGRVYTIDFNSMQQINEDTGTARAIQRKPNPLANPGTGGHLEVRREDARAQLMKEDPELAKCFIKTLFGVLYEVYSSSAGPAVRHKCLRAILRIIFFADAELLKDVLRNHAVSSHIASMLSSQDLKIVVGSLQMAEILMQKLPDVFSVYFRREGVMHQVKNLSESEVFLTSPPKACTSGTASLCTTTITTATTTAASNITPDLGSPSFQHSMDDSLDLSPQGRLSDVLKRKRLPKRGPRRPKYSPPRDDDKVDNQAKSPTTTQSPKSSFLASLNPKTWGKLGTQTNSSNSEPSRTAGVSGLARVPPKDSVSNNRDKIKAWIKEQASKFVERYFNSESVDGSNPALNVLQRLCTATEQLNLQVDSGVECLEEISSIVSESDVSSFEIQHSGLVKQLLLYLTSNSERDTISRDERIKRFLHVFFCCPIPGQEPLGRLDPTENGPLLALVHKMNNCLSQMEQFPVKVHDFPSGNGNGSRGSQALKFFNTHQLKCQLQRHPDCTNVKQWKGGPVKIDPLALVQAIERYLVVRGYGRIREEDEDSDDDGSDDEIDESLAAQFLNSGSVRHRLQFYIGEHLLPYNMTVYQAVRQFSLQAEEERESTDDEANPLGRAGIWTKTHTIWYKPVREDEEGCKDTVGGKRGRAQTAPTKTSPRNAKKQDELWHEGVCPSVTNPLESYLISDPPEGITFDDPSMEVVLLLRVLHSISRYWFYLYDNAAYKEIIPTGEFINSKLTAKANRQLQDPLVIMTGNIPTWLTELGKTCPFFFPFDTRQMLFYVTAFDRDRAMQRLLDTNPEINQSDSQDSRVAPRLDRKKRTINRDELLKQAESVMQDLGSSRAMLEIQYENEVGTGLGPTQEFYALVSQELQRADLGLWRGEEVTLSNPKAGRQEGTKYMFSSRGLFAVPFGRTTKPAHIAKIKMKFRFLGKLMAKAIMDFRLLDLPLGLPFYKWMLRHESSVSSHDLVNIDPGVAKSIQHLEDIIRQKKRIEQDRSHTRETLQQALESLNMNGCSVEDLGLDFTLPGFPNIELKKGGKDVPVTIHNLEEYLRLVVYWTLNEGVSRQFESFREGFESVFPLQHLQYFYPEELDQLLCGSKSESWDVKTLMECCRPDHGYTHDSRAVRFLFEVLSSFDAEQQRLFLQFVTGSPRLPVGGFRSLNPPLTIVRKTFESTENPDDFLPSVMTCVNYLKLPDYSSIEIMREKLLIAAREGQQSFHLS; translated from the exons ATGTCCAACCGGCCTAATTCCAATCCAGGGGGGTCACTGCGCCGTTCACAGAGGAACACAGCCGCGGCCCAGCCAATAGACCATACACTTGCAGGAAG GAACAGCCTCTCTCTATCTGTGGGTTCACACTCGATTCCAGATCCAGAGTTGGAAGCAGCAGGGTCTTCTGGCCAGCAGGGGAGACGGGAGGGCAGCAGCACCCGTGCTCTCAAACGCAGCTCAGCTTCAGAGCCCAACATCACCTTTTCGCCCAGCCCGGCCAAACGGCCTAAATCGGTGTCCAGCCACCTTTTGGAGAGTTTATCCAGTGGGCCATCGGCCCCCACAACCTCACCTGAAGTTACAGAGCCGAGAAAGGCTCCAGCTTCTGTCAGCACCAAGTCCAAAAAGAGACGGTTAGCAGCCGAGCCGGCTCCCTCCAGGGCCCTGAACAAGAAGAGTACATCCTACCCTGGCCCCAGTGGGGCCTCAAGCACCCCCTCTCAAAAGCGCAAGAAGGCAGACGCCTCTTTGTTgtcatcctcctcttcttcctccctcCCCAGCTCGAGCAGCGCGGCAGGCCCCCTGCCACCCCGCAGCGAGGCCAGCCGGGCAGCCAAACCCACCAAGCTGGCGTCTAAATCAGCCGCCTCAGCCAAAGCTGGGTGTAGCACCGTAACtgactcctcctcttcctctgcctcttcctcatcctcctcttcctcttcctcctcggccGCCACAGGCATCAACAGCTGTGCCCCTCAGGGTGCCCGGCTAAAACAGGGCAAGGACCAGAGCAAAGCACGACGGTCACGCTCTGCATCCTCCCCTTCTCCCCGAAGGAGCAGCCGAGATAAAGAGCAGAGCAAGGCTGCTGGCTCCTCCAAGTTTGACTGGACATCCCGCTTCAACTCCAAAGTCAACCTGCCAAAGCCCAAACTGTCCCTGCCGGGATCGGCCAAGGCTGAGACCTCCTCCAAACCTGGGCCCTCTGGACTGCAGGCCAAACTAGCAA GTTTGAGGAAGTCCACTAAGAAGCGTAGTGAGTCTCCCCCAGCAGAGCTCCCCAGCTGTCGGAGGAGCACACGTCAGAAGACCACGGGCTCTTGTGCCAGCACCAG TCGGCGAGGCTCAGGCTTGGGCAAGCGCGGAGCAGCCGAATCTCGCCGACAGGATAAAATGGCTGACTCCGACAACAACCAGGATGGGGCCAATTCATCCGCCGCGCGCACAGAGGAGACACCACAAGGGGCGTCAG CGTCTAGCTCAGTGGCTGGAGCGGTTGGTATGACCACCTCTGGAGAGAGTGAATCAGATGACTCTGAAATGGGAAGATTGCAAG cTCTTCTGGAGGCCAGGGGCCTTCCTCCTCACCTGTTTGGCCCATTTGGGCCCCGtatgtctcagctgtttcatAGGACTATCGGGAGTGGAGCTA ACTCAAAGGCACAACAGCTGCTGCAGGGGCTTCAGGCTACAGGAGACGAATCCCAGCAGCTCCAGGCCGCTATAGAGATGTGCCAGCTGCTAGTGATGGGTAATGAAGAGACGCTGGGAGGATTCCCTGTCAAGAGCGTTGTACCTGCCCTG ATCACACTATTACAGATGGAGCATAATTTTGATATT ATGAATCATGCGTCTCGCGCCCTCACCTACATGATGGAGGCTCTGCCGCGCTCCTCGGCTGTGGTGGTAGACGCCATCCCTGTCTTCCTGGAAAAG CTACAGGTAATCCAGTTTATCGATGTGGCAGAGCAAGCTTTGACTGCCCTGGAGATGTTGTCACGGAGGCACAGCAAAGCCATCTTACAGGCT GGAGGTCTGGCTGACTGTTTGCTGTACTTGGAGTTCTTCAGCATCAATGCTCAGAGGAACGCATTAGCCATCGCTGCTAACTGCTGCCAGAGCATCACACCGGATGAGTTTCACTTCGTCGCTGACTCTCTGCCCCTGCTCACCCAGAGACTCACACATCAG GATAAAAAATCTGTTGAAAGCACTTGTCTCTGTTTTGCCAGGCTGGTGGACAACTTTCAGCACGAGGAG AACCTGTTGCAGCAGGTGGCGTCACGGGACCTGCTGACCAACATCCAGCAGCTGCTGGTACTCACTCCACCCGTGCTCAGCTCCGGCATGTTCATCATGGTAGTGCGCATGTTCTCGCTCATGTGCTCCAACTGCCCATGCCTGGCTGTGCAGCTCATGAAACAGA ATATAGCAGAGACCCTGCGTTTCCTACTCTGTGGTGCATCCAGTGGAAGCTGTCAAGAGCAGATTGACCTCGTTCCCAGAAGCCCCCAGGAGCTTTATGAACTCACCTCACTCATCTG TGAGCTGATGCCATGTCTGCCTAGAGAGGGCATCTTTGCGGTTGACGCCATGCTGAAGAAAGGCAGTGCTCAGACCACAGAGGGCGCCATCTGGCAGTGGAGAGATGACCGAGGCCTGTGGCACCCGTATAACCGCATCGACAGCCGCATCATTGAA ACTGCACACCAGAACGGGGAAGACGAGATAAGTCTGTCGACACTCGGCCGTGTCTACACCATTGACTTCAACTCTATGCAGCAGATAAACGAAGATACTGGCACTGCCCGAGCCATTCAGAGAAAACCCAACCCTCTGGCCAACCCCGGCACAG GAGGGCACTTGGAGGTGCGGCGAGAGGACGCACGCGCTCAGCTGATGAAAGAGGACCCTGAGCTGGCCAAGTGCTTCATAAAGACTCTGTTTGGGGTTCTGTATGAGGTGTACAGCTCCTCAGCTGGGCCTGCCGTCAGACACAAGTGCCTTAGAGCCATCCTCCGGATCATCTTCTTCGCAGATGCAGAGCTGCTAAAAGACGTACTGCGCAACCATGCTGTGTCTAG CCACATAGCTTCCATGCTGTCCAGTCAGGACCTGAAGATTGTAGTGGGCTCTCTGCAGATGGCGGAGATCCTCATGCAGAAGCTTCCAGATGTGTTCAGTGTTTATTTCAGGCGGGAAG GTGTTATGCACCAGGTAAAGAACCTGTCTGAATCCGAGGTGTTCCTCACCAGCCCTCCAAAAGCGTGCACCAGTGGCACAGCTAGTCTTTGCACCACCACCATCACAACAGCAACCACTACAGCTGCTTCTAACATCACACCAGACTTAGGCTCGCCCAGTTTCCAGCACAGCATGGATGACTCGCTGGATCTCAGTCCGCAGGG TAGGTTGAGTGATGTTCTGAAAAGAAAACGCCTTCCTAAAAGAGGACCAAGGCGTCCTAAGTACTCCCCACCCAGAGATGATGACAAAGTGGATAATCAGG CTAAGAGTCCTACAACCACACAGTCCCCCAAGTCCTCTTTCCTGGCCAGTTTAAATCCCAAAACCTGGGGTAAGCTGGGGACTCAGACTAACAGCTCCAACTCAGAGCCCTCACGCACTGCAGGGGTCAGTGGTCTGGCACGAGTGCCACCCAAGGACTCGGTTTCAAACAACAG GGATAAGATAAAGGCTTGGATAAAAGAACAAGCCAGCAAGTTTGTGGAGCGTTACTTTAATTCTGAGAGCGTGGATGGAAGCAACCCTGCACTGAATGTCCTGCAAAGACTCTGTACTGCCACAGAACAGCTGAACTTGCAG GTTGACAGCGGTGTAGAGTGTCTAGAGGAGATTAGCAGTATTGTATCTGAATCGGACGTGTCCTCTTTTGAGATCCAGCACAGTGGGCTTGTGAAGCAGCTGTTGTTGTATCTGACATCAAACAGTGAACGGGACACGATCAGTAGAGATGAGAGGATCAAGAGGTTCCTGCATGTGTTCTTCTGCTGCCCG ATACCAGGGCAGGAACCTCTGGGACGTTTGGACCCAACAGAGAATGGCCCACTACTGGCATTGGTGCACAAGATGAACAACTGCCTAAGTCAGATGGAACAGTTTCCTGTTAAAGTGCATGATTTTCCCAGTGGGAACGGCAACGGAAGCAG gggtTCACAAGCCCTTAAGTTCTTCAACACACATCAGCTGAAGTGCCAGCTGCAAAGACACCCAGACTGCACCAATGTAAAACAGTGGAAGGGTGGGCCAGTCAAAATTGACCCCTTGGCCCTGGTACAAGCTATTGAGAGATACCTTGTGGTTAGAG GGTATGGAAGGATCAGGGAGGAGGATGAAGACAGTGATGATGATGGTTCTGATGATGAGATTGATGAATCTTTG GCTGCCCAGTTCTTGAATTCTGGGAGTGTACGTCACAGGCTGCAGTTCTACATAGGAGAGCACCTGCTGCCGTACAACATGACTGTTTATCAGGCTGTCAGGCAGTTCAGCTTGCAGGCTGAGGAGGAGCGAGAGAGCACAGATGATGAAGCAAATCCTCTGGGACGGGCTGGCATCTGGACCAAAACACACACTATATG GTATAAACCAGTCAGAGAAGATGAAGAGGGCTGTAAAGACACTGTCGGAGGGAAGAGGGGTCGCGCACAGACAGCTCCCACTAAAACCTCCCCTCGAAATGCAAAGAAACAGGACGAACTGTGGCATG AGGGTGTGTGTCCCAGTGTGACAAACCCATTAGAGTCATACCTCATTAGTGATCCTCCAGAGGGCATCACTTTTGACGATCCTTCAATGGAGGTGGTTCTGCTGCTGAGGGTCCTGCACTCCATCAGCAGATACTGGTTCTACCTGTACGAT AATGCTGCATATAAAGAGATCATTCCCACTGGTGAGTTTATTAACAGTAAACTGACAGCAAAGGCCAACAGACAGTTGCAGGATCCACTGGTCATCATGACAGGGAACATCCCCACCTGGCTCACCGAGCTCGGCAAGACCTG TCCATTCTTCTTCCCGTTTGACACGCGACAGATGCTCTTCTATGTGACGGCGTTTGACCGCGATCGCGCCATGCAGCGCCTGCTCGACACCAACCCAGAGATTAACCAGTCTGACTCACAAGACAGCCGTGTCGCTCCACGCCTTGACAGGAAGAAG AGAACGATAAACCGTGATGAGCTCCTGAAGCAAGCAGAGTCAGTAATGCAAGACCTCGGGAGTTCCAGAGCCATGCTGGAAATTCAATATGAGAACGAG GTGGGAACAGGCCTCGGACCTACGCAAGAGTTCTATGCTCTGGTGTCTCAGGAGTTGCAGAGGGCCGATTTGGGTCTTTGGAGAGGAGAGGAAGTCACTCTCTCCAACCCTAAAG CAGGGAGGCAGGAGGGTACCAAGTATATGTTCAGTTCCAGAGGGTTGTTTGCTGTTCCATTTGGACGAACTACCAAACCAGCTCACATCGCCAAGATCAAAATGAAGTTCCGTTTTCTTGGAAAACTGATGGCTAAAGCGATCATGGACTTCAGATTG TTGGACTTGCCTCTAGGTTTGCCATTCTATAAGTGGATGCTGAGGCACGAGTCCTCCGTCAGCTCTCATGACCTGGTCAACATTGATCCTGGTGTCGCCAAATCCATCCAGCACCTGGAAGACATCATCCGCCAGAAGAAGAGAATAGAGCAGGACAGATCACAT ACACGGGAGACCCTACAGCAGGCCTTGGAGAGTCTCAACATGAACGGCTGCTCAGTGGAAGATCTGGGCCTGGACTTCACTCTGCCTGGATTCCCAAACATTGAGTTGAAGAAAGGGGGCAAAGACGTGCCAGTCACCATTCACAACCTGGAGGAATACCTCAGA TTGGTGGTTTACTGGACACTCAATGAGGGCGTCTCTCGGCAGTTTGAGTCCTTTAGGGAAGGATTCGAGTCTGTCTTTCCTCTGCAACACCTGCAGTACTTCTATCCTGAAGAG CTGGATCAGTTGTTATGTGGCAGCAAGTCAGAGTCCTGGGATGTGAAGACACTAATGGAGTGCTGCAGACCGGACCACGGCTACACACATGACAG